Genomic window (Chelmon rostratus isolate fCheRos1 chromosome 15, fCheRos1.pri, whole genome shotgun sequence):
TGATCATCCATCAGGTTTCAGATTGATCCATCAGTCGAGCTCAAACCAACATGTCAGAGTTCTGATTAGAATAAAGGAAACATTGATCTGAGTCTGCAGTTGTGGTGTGTTTAAGTGCTGATGGGAAACTTTGAGATGATTGACATCCTGTTAATCTGTTAATTACATATTCAGTCTGAAAATACCCAGAAATCAAAGTGTCCACCAacaactgatgatgatgatgatgatgatgatgatgatctgaaAGCCTGTGAACACGTGAAGCAGGTGTATCTTTGTTGAATCATTCTGATGTTTGTTGCCGATCAAAgatgtttccttgtgtttcctcctcagagCAAAATATCACAAGTTAAAATATGGAACAGAGTTAAATCAAGGGGAGATGAAGATGCCAAGCTTTGAATCAGGTAGGTGGTAACAGACCAACGGTCGTGGACCTGGTCTGTGCCTCAGACCAGGTTCCTGCTGGGCTCTGTGCTGTCTGAAGCCTCTTTCACTCTTCACATCAGATACTCAACACTGGcacactctcctcttcctcctcctctttaaactcttcttctctctccgcTTCTCAGCTTCACATCCTGCCTTCatctcctccgcctcctccttttcttctccttcttttcttcttcttctcctcctcctcttcttcccctcctcctcctccttttcttcttctcctcctcctccccctccttttcttcccctccttctcctcgttttcttcttcttctcctcctcctcctccttttcttcccctcctcctcctccttttctacttcttctcctcctccttttcttcccctcctcctcctcctccttttcttcttctcctcctctttttcttctcctcctcctcctcctccttttcttcccttcctcctcctccttttcttcttctcctcctcctccttttcttcttcttcttctccttttcttcccctcctcctcctccttttcttctcctcctcctccttttcttcttctcctcctcctccttttcttcttcttctcctcctcctccttttcttcttcttctcctcctcctccttttcttctcctcctccttttcttcttctcctcctcctcctcctcctccttttcttcttctcctcctcctccttttcttcttcttctcctcctccttttcttctcctcctcctcctcctccttttcttcttctcctcctcctcctcctccttttcttcttctcctcttcctcttgtctttcttctcctcctcctccttttctctttcttctcctcctccttcttttcttcttctcctccttttgtctttcttctcctcctccttcttttcttctcctcctcttcctcttgtctttcttctcctcctcatatGAAATAAAGATtcaccaccccctcctccctcctgacCCTTAAACTGTTCATACTGTTCTGATCCCTGGCCTCTGGGGGGCCATCAGGTTGTTGTTTGGACTGTTCTGGTGTCAGTGAGTCACATGTTTCCACAGATTGTGATTTTGGGGAAGTGAACTGGACAGGTGGTTACCTGAAGGCGTCCAGCAGGCGATGCTTCATGTCtcctcatgtttcctgtctgtgtgtttgtgctttagaCACCAAAGACTCTGAGGTCTCTGCTGTTCCTGCCAACAGTCAGCTCACCTGGAAACAAGGAAGACAACTACTCAGACAGTAAGCTCAGCGTGTGTCAGCAGGTGAAGACAGGTATCACCTGGACTCGCTTATCGTTTGTCCTCAGAGAATCTGAAGGGAAGCGGCAGACTGTCAAACACTGGATCAAACGTATTGAACGGATATTGATTGATCGTACAGGCTTGGATTCATTGTTACCGTCAGACACTGACAGATACCTGACGAGCTGCAGCGATTAGtcacaggacagaaaacaagTCCAAACTTTTACTGACTCCAGTTCATGAAATGTCACAATCAGAGTAAATTCATTCCTTTAAGGTTTTTGTTGCTCAGTCAAACTACGTGACGATCAATCAATCATTCAATGGATCAATGGATCAATCGAGAGAATAATCTGTAGATCAGCTACAACGTGACATCTTTAGATCATCCAAACAAAAGCCGACGATATTCAATTTAATATGATGtaaagctgtctgtctgtctgtctgtctctctgcctgtctgtctctctgtctgcctgtctgtctgcctctctgtctgcctctctgtctgtctctctgtctgtctctctgcctgtctgcctgtctgtctgtctgtctgtctctctgcctgtctgtctgcctgtctgtctgcctctctgtctgtctgtctctctgtctgtctgtctgcctgtctgtctgcctctctgcctgtctgtctgtctgtctgcctgtctgtctgtctctctctgtctgcctgtctgtctttctgtctgtctgtctgtctgcctctctgcctgtctgtctgcctgtctgtctctctgtctgcctgtctgtctgcctctctgtctgtctgtctgcctctctgcctgtctgtctgtctgtctgtctgcctgtctgtctgcctctctgcctgtctgtctctctgtctgtctgtctgcctgtctgtctgtctctctcactgtctgtctgcctctctgcctgtctgtctgtctatctgcctgtctctctgcctgtctgtctctctgcctgtctgcctctctgcctgtctgcctctctgcctgcctttctgtctgtctgtctatctgcctgcctgcctgcctgcctgtctgtctgtctgtctgtctgtctgtctgcctgcctgtctgcctctctgtctgcctgtctgtctgtctgcctgcctgtctgcctctctgtctgtctgcctgcctgcctgcctgcctgcctgcctgcctgtctgtctgcctctctgtctgtctgtctgtctgcctctctgcctctctgtctgtctgcctgcctgcctgcctgcctgcctgtctgcctgtctgtctgcctgcctgcctgtctctctgtctgtctctctgtctgtctgcctgtctgcctgcctgtctgtctgcctgtctctctgtctgtctgtctgcctgtctctctgtctgtctgtctgcctgcctgcctgtctgtctgtctgtctgcctgtctgtctgcctctctgtctgtctgcctgcctgcctgtctctctgtctgtctctctgtctgcctgtctgtctgtctctctctctgtctgtctgcctgtctgcctctctgactgcctgtctgtctgcaggtacCTGCAGGAAGTAGGATACACAGACACCATCCTGGACGTTCGTACTCAGAGGGTTCGCTCTCTGCTCGGCCTGTCGGGCTCCGAGCAGAACGGATCTGTGGAGAACAAGAACCTGCAGCACCTGATCAACGGGACGGAGCGCCGCAAGGACAGcaagaggtacacacacacgcacacacacacacacagtcacacacacacgcacacacacacacgcacacacacacacgcacacacacacacacacacagactcacacacacactctgttacacctctgcatgtgtgtgtccaggagTCCAGGTGACGTTCTGGAGACGTTCAACTTCCTGGAGAACGCCGAGGACAGTgacgaagaggaggatgaggagggagacCTGATGGATGACATCAGCACTGACAAACACCACCgagccaagaaacacaagacaaaggtacacacacacacacacacacacacacacacccctcctccctcctctcctctctgctccaccctcgtctcctctccttgacgttttgtcctctcctcctccaggtggGGAACGAGGGCTTGGCATCGGAGGACGACGCCGACACGGAGGAGGCTCTGAAGGAGTTTGACTTCCTGGTGACGGCGGAGGACGGAGAGGGAGCGGGCGAGGCTCGGAGCTCCGGAGACGGGACGGAGTGGGGTGAGAGAGGAGGTCGTTATTCTGAAGTCTTCTTCACGTTTCATCGTGTGTTAGGCTGTGGATTATTTTCTGGATTAATTGTGTCGTGAAGATGATGTCATCGAACTGCTTCGTTTTTGAAATGATTCAGTTTCATGAAGCAGCTCCTGAATGCTAACTTGATGTTTCAGCTGTGACTTTAGTTCGTTggtttgtctctctgcagcggAGCCTCTACCGTTTCCTCCCGGCGGGGGGAAGTCCTTCCTGTTGGGGGGGTCGGACGACGTTTTGGAGAGCGTGCTGGGTTTGGGCGACCTCGCCGACCTCACCGTCACCAACGACGAAACGGACTACAGCTACGACGTAAGACACGAACCGAAGCGCAGCTTCAGCACGCGGACGCTCGTCGATCCGTCTGATCACGTTTTCTGTCGTTTATCGATCCCAGATGCCGTCCAATAAGGAGTCTTCGTTCAGGAAGACGTGGAACCCAAAGTACACGCTGCGGAGCCACTTTGACGGCGTTCGAGCGCTGGCCTTCCACCCCGTCGAGCCGTGTCTGGTCACCGTGTCCGAGGACCACACCCTCAAACTGTGGAACCTCACCAAGACCGTCCCCGCCAAAAAGTAAGCACACGCCGAGCCTCAGCGGCGCTCATTAACATGTCGAACCAGCCGTCGACTCAGCATCAGGCCTTCAGCTGTGTAGCTGGTGTAGCTGGTGGTGTCGAGCTTCATGAAGACATGTCATGGACCCTGTCCTGAGTCTAATCTTTATAGTGACCATGAACGCGGCTCGCTGTGTCCCCCTGGAGGACTGGAGGACTTCTCTAGTGAAACGGCTTCACCACGGCGTGCCAACTGCTCGCTCTGTAACGtgcacacctgtctgtcagaCATTAGCAGGTggtgcagctgtctgtggatTCTGACATGTAATCCCCACAAACGGCTGCTCTGAGCTCAGCGTCGACGAGAAACAGCTTCATCCTGgtgacgacgatgatgatgatgatgatgtgttcagtctggatgttttatttctaacactttctgtctctgtgttttccagaaGTGCCTCTTTTGATGTGGAGCCCGTCTACACATTCAGAGCTcatgtgtatgtacacacacacacacagtcacttatacacacacactcacacacacacacacacagtcactcacttgctcacacacacacacacacacagtcacacacgctcacacacatacacatacacacacacacacagtcacacacttgctcacacatacacactcacttgctcacacacacacatacacacacacacacacacacacagtcacacacttgctcacacatacacactcactcgctcacgcacactcacacacacacacacacacacacgctcacacacacacaccctaatgTAATGTGAGTATTTGTCTCCATCCAGTGCAGTTTGTGATGTCCTAAAGTGatctgatgaagatgaggaaggaAATTATGAAGTGAACAATAAGCACTGAaagatgtctctctctctctctctccccctgtctctgtctctctctctctctctgtctctctctgtctcactctctgtctgtctctctctctctgtctctctctctctccctctgtctctctgtctctctctctctccctctctctctctctctgtctctctctccctgtctctctctctctccctctctctctcactctctctctgtctctctctctccagcggTCCAGTGTTGTCGTTGGCGATGACCTCCAGTGGTGAACAGTGTTTCAGTGGAGGCATCGACTCGACCATCCAGTGGTGGAACATCCCGAGCTCTAACGTGGACCCCTACGATACCTACggtgcacgcgcacacacacacacacacacacacacacacacacacacacctcctgaaATGACTAATAAGCTTCAGTACTATAACAGTCCCCTCCTCTTGTTTTCCCCTGTCCAATCAGATCCCAGTGTCCTAGCGGGATCGTGGACGGGGCATACAGACGCCGTGTGGGGATTGGCTTACAGCGGCATCAAGAACCGCCTCCTGTCCTGCTCGGCCGACGGAACGGTGAAACTGTGGAACCCGACGGAGAAGAACCCCTGCATCAGCACTTTCAACACAAACAAGGGTGAGGACAGACAGCGCCCCCAGAGGACGCGGCAGGAACTGCGACATGACAGACGCGATGTAacgtgatgtgtgtgtgtgtctgtagagCACGGTGTCCCCACGTCAGTGGACTTCAACGGTTGTGACCCCGCCCACATGGTGGCGTCCTTTAACAGTGGAGACGTGGTGGTGTATGACCTGGAGacttcccagaatgcactggtGCTGAAGGGGCAGGGAGAAGGCAGTAAgagcgcacacatacacacacacacacacgcagacacacacacacagacacacacagattcaaaaGAAATGTATAGTATAAAAATTATGTCctcatatttccttttactttcgattcttcttcctctttcttttaaCCCCGCCCCCTCAGCCCTCCCAGGGTCCAATCATATCAATAAGGTGGTCAGTCACCCCACGCTGCCCGTCACCATCACCGCTCATGAAGACCGCCACATCAAATTCTACGATAACAAGTCAGGTCAGTCTGTTTCCacctgtctttgtctctctacctgtctctgtctctctacctgcGTGTCTCTacctgtctttgtctctctacctgtctctgtctctctacctgtatgtctctacctgtctctgtctctctacctgccTCTCTACCTGCCTCTCTACCTGcctctctacctgtctctctgcctgtccctctctctgtctctacctTGCTCATGAAGCCAGCAGTGCTGTTCTGAGCGCAGCACCTGTcagcctggagctgctgcaggtgttgatgctgctgcaggtgttgagGTGAAAGGAAGGAGTCCATTGAGATGATTATCTGTTGAGCAGTAgtctttacctgtctgtctcacctgtctgtctgcgtgtaGGTAAAGTGATCCATGCCATGGTGGCTCACCTGGACGCAGTCACCAGTCTGGCAGTGGATCCTAACGGGATCTACCTGATGTCTGGAAGTGAGTCTCTTTAAACCAACAGGagtctgtgatgtttgatcGGTGGTGTTTGAACGCAGAGTGCTGATCAGTGagtctgctcctcttcctcacctccccttctcctgctcctcctcctcctcctcaggtcaTGACTGCTCTCTGCGTCTGTGGAACCTCGACAGTAAAACGTGCGTCCAGGAGATCACCGCTCACCGGAAGAAGAGCGAGGAGGCCATCTACGACGTGGCCTTCCACCCCTCCAAGGCCTACATCGCCTCCGCCGGAGCGGACGCCCTCGCCAGGGTCTACGTGTagacgaggaggagaagaagaagcagagggcTGCGGGGCGAgagactcagacagacagagagagagagagagacaggctggtctgttcacacattaacagtATTCAGGTCTGTTCAGGTCTCTGAACACGGGATCTCCATCAGacgactgaaaacacacacacacacacacacacatacacacacacacactgtgaggaggcggagctgagctgtgtgtgagtgtgtgtgtctccctccGACTGACGGAGAcgtccagcagcagagacacaaacagaaacgaCCACTGAGCAGCTCACCTGTCCTGTGATGTCACCTGCCCTCGTGACGTAGCTCTGATGACACTACACGAAGCCCCGCCCCCTTGTGTTGACACTAGTCTGACCTCCTGACCCCGCGGGGGCGCAGCCGACGGACTCAAAGGAAAAATCCCGCCTCAGCTCGGTGAAGCCGTCGTTTCACCGCGtcgtgtttcttcttctctgtggaTGACGATGACGTCAGCGGGTTCAGTCCAGAAGAAGAACGTGAGGCGGATTTTTCCTTTGAAGCGTCGACCTCCGGCCGCCGACTCACGGGAAAAGACGAGGGAACGGAACGTTTGGCGTTTTAAGTCTCTGTGattttaaactgaactgaagcttCAGGAAAAAACCACAACAGATTTTGACCtaattttttacagtgtttttaaagataGTTCATTAAGGCGTGGAGACGTTGAGACGGAGAGCTAAACGTTAGCTGTAACGTTGAGCGGACGCAGAGCTAAACGTTAGCTGTAACGTTGAGCGGACGCAGAGCTAAACGTTAGCTGTAACTCCAAACATCACGTCGGGTTGAAAGTCAGAcgttctgtttctgtctctctgacaaCGTGTGAGCTGATTGGACGTCCATCCTAACGGGAACACGGGATTGGTTAATGCACCCCCACCTCAGCCCCCCGGGGGGGCCAGTCAGAGCCCTGCGTTTAAACACGAGCGAAGGATTCAGACGTTTAGCGTTACTGTAGTTACGTATGGacgttttctgtttgtgtaaaataaatctAGTTTTTATAATCATTTTTATAAATGTGGAAACGTCTCGTTAACGCCACAGAGGAAGATTCTGGTTCCTCGTCCCGTCCGGTCCTGCCATCACGACGCTCACAGACCCCGCCcctctacttcctgtttcctgtcgcATGATGATTCTCAGAGCACGTCTCCGTCTGAACGTAAAGATGGAGTCTGGTTTCTGGATCTCAGTCTGCATTTCACAAACTGtagaggagagatgaagagctgGAGTGTTGAGACTcggccgaggaggaggaggaggaggagggtgttaACGAGCTCTGATAACGATGTTTGTATGTCAGCGTGTGTCCAAACAGATTTAATCTTTAAGACGATAATTCACGATTAATCCTGAAAGAGTGAAGCTGCTCTCAGCTCAGCGGGACAGATCGTCTCTATGGAGACGTCCAGgacaagaaagacaaacacCTCTGAGGACGTTTGTGACTGTTAAACCCTGGACAGTGTTTCATCAGACAGGTGCGAGACGTTTGACTCATCACATCGTCAGACAGCTCACTTTAGTTAGCGTACCGTAACGTGAGGCGTCCATGTGTGTTCGGTTTTCAGGAACATGTCAGAGACTTCAGACAAAACATAATTAAACACtgatgatgacgacgacgaAGGCTTTTAACTCCCAGGTGACGTGAACGACTGAGACTCAGCTTGATCAACGTCTTCATCACTCTGTTTAGTTTTCCACCTTTTGTCTTCACCCTGAGCGGAGGCGGAATGAACCAggacacctgaacacacctgtgcaggtgaacAAGTGGCaggagtttttttgtttgtttttttttaatgtttgaatatttaatttattgatattttaaacTCTAaaaatcagcagctgcttttaaCCTGCAGTGAAATAACTGCTGTTgaatcaggtttgtttttctttaacgTTCATTTACCAGAAGGtcaaatcacatttgattaattaattaattaatcaataaatccTGGGTTCAGCTCACGCTGCAGACGTTCAGGTTTAAGTTTAAATCCATTGTTCTAAATTTAAGCTTTTCTAACTGAAGTTAAAATGAACCAGAGCTCAGAAACGTTAACTTCCTGTTTGGGGAGAAACGGTTTCTTTTACCTCAGAAACAGCCAGCAGAGCTCGTTAACTGCCAGCTTTCATTCAGGAAAATCACCGCGTGGCGTTCAGGTGTCGATGGCTCATGAAAATCAGCAGCTggatgtgaaaaaacaaacatctggaCGTTCAGTGTCACAAACTCGGAACCGGTTCTAGATTCCAGTTtggattttaactttttttggCCGTTCGAGGGAAACTTCAGGTGTTTAACTAGAAGCGATCAGATTTACAGAGCGTCAAAGAGTACGTGAATGCAGCGCAGTCTCTGTGGAAACGGGGCTGATGCAGCAGTTAATCCTCAGTCGATGGTGTGTTCAGTGACAAGCTGCAGGTTCAGGTGGAGGCTTCAGCcctcagctcctcttcctcctcctcctcctcctcatatcACTGTGtgacttttctctttttcttcatcacaGCTTCATCAAGCAGACgtaacatttatttatatcatGACGGTTTTAAATCTCATCCTTATAAGGAAAAAAAACCGATTTGAGCTGTAGGAgaaactgtccaatcagaggcCTCCTGGGGGCCGGGTTTTGAAACAAAGCTGCCACCTGATTGGCCGCCCCCGGCCCCGCCCTGCTCTGCCGTGCATCGTTgtggtttgtttctgttttaatttaattttgtaaCTGAAGGGATTTGTGACGTGAGCGGCTCCTGATTGATCACAacaaaaatctttatttttcttttcaccaaCGCTACGACTTACTGTGTAACTAAAgacttttgtttgtgtaatgCATGATTAATACAATAAAGTATTTTTTCTAGTCTtccaaaaaatggaaaaaaaaagttctgatcAGTTTGCGAGTTTTGtaagtttttttcttgttttttgatttACAAACTATGAAACAGCAGATTTTAAAGATTGTACCACATAGCAGAATACAACTGTATATAAAATGTCTATAATAACTATTAAATGGTGTACCTGTACAGAGGCTGCTGCTCCGCTGGTCAttctgtcaaacacactgtGGATGGTTTGATCACACCTCACTGAACAGGAAATGTCccaccaaaataaaagttgagGCAGACACCTTTGACACTTGAGTGAAAAATTCGGTCAGTTTTTCCAGAATCAAAAGCCagtcaaacatttttaaatgatcacTCTGCCGTCACACTGTGGACCCCCCCCCCgaccactctgctgctgctggtctgctgtttttcctggtTTGGCTCTTTTAGCTCTGATGAAGAGAAATCGATGCTACAACATGCAGCAGTATTTTGGTCCCAGCCAGCCTCCAGACCCCGACAGGGTCACGTGTTCAGAGAGTTCATGAGATAATTGACCTGAtaggaaataattaaaaacatattcTGACCCACAAAACCATTACAGAGGACAGCTGGTCCTGATCCAGGACTGTGAGGTCTGGATCgcttcctccctttcctttttGACTAACATGTTTAAAGTGGagtgagttttatttatagcgccaaatcacacAGGTGTGAGGAGCCcggtgcatcatgggaaatccTCCAGCAGCCTGTAGCAGCTTAGCGGACGGTTCAGGGCTCTTCTGACTCTGGTAACTGTTGAAGTGATTTTTCtatcacagtaaactgaatctGTTCAGGTTTTAGACGGTTTGTCGGtcaaaatgagacaaaatatttttaattttcgacattttaaagacaaaaccaAGAACAGAACACCATCATGAGAAGAATTGTTGGTTCTGAATGAAAGAGAAGACCTTCAGCTGGGTGCAGCTACGTAAGTTCACCTTCAActcatcatattttatttggaGAATAAAGAAAAGTTTCAGAACAAAATGTTTCTAAGTTTAACAGCTTCAACGTGTAACTTCATTACTGTTTGGCTTCTTTAGACTCCAGCTGCAGTCCTACAGAGAGTGTTGAACAGCGTGAACAGCTTCGATGACCGGCGGCTCCTGATGGTGTCCGGCGGGGCCCGGCGGGGCCGGGTCCGGCGTCCGTCCGAGGCGTCCGCCGCTGACCGCCATGTCGTCC
Coding sequences:
- the strn3 gene encoding striatin-3 isoform X1, with translation MDEHPGGGGVGAGAPRQPPPPQQQQQGSNSSANPPIGGGGGGVMVPHQPDELPRPQQQYTIPGILHYIQHEWARFEMERAHWEVERAELQARIAFLQGERKGQENLKNDLVRRIKMLEYALKQERAKYHKLKYGTELNQGEMKMPSFESDTKDSEVSAVPANSQLTWKQGRQLLRQYLQEVGYTDTILDVRTQRVRSLLGLSGSEQNGSVENKNLQHLINGTERRKDSKRSPGDVLETFNFLENAEDSDEEEDEEGDLMDDISTDKHHRAKKHKTKVGNEGLASEDDADTEEALKEFDFLVTAEDGEGAGEARSSGDGTEWGERGAEPLPFPPGGGKSFLLGGSDDVLESVLGLGDLADLTVTNDETDYSYDMPSNKESSFRKTWNPKYTLRSHFDGVRALAFHPVEPCLVTVSEDHTLKLWNLTKTVPAKKSASFDVEPVYTFRAHVGPVLSLAMTSSGEQCFSGGIDSTIQWWNIPSSNVDPYDTYDPSVLAGSWTGHTDAVWGLAYSGIKNRLLSCSADGTVKLWNPTEKNPCISTFNTNKEHGVPTSVDFNGCDPAHMVASFNSGDVVVYDLETSQNALVLKGQGEGTLPGSNHINKVVSHPTLPVTITAHEDRHIKFYDNKSGKVIHAMVAHLDAVTSLAVDPNGIYLMSGSHDCSLRLWNLDSKTCVQEITAHRKKSEEAIYDVAFHPSKAYIASAGADALARVYV
- the strn3 gene encoding striatin-3 isoform X2, whose translation is MDEHPGGGGVGAGAPRQPPPPQQQQQGSNSSANPPIGGGGGGVMVPHQPDELPRPQQQYTIPGILHYIQHEWARFEMERAHWEVERAELQARIAFLQGERKGQENLKNDLVRRIKMLEYALKQERAKYHKLKYGTELNQGEMKMPSFESDTKDSEVSAVPANSQLTWKQGRQLLRQYLQEVGYTDTILDVRTQRVRSLLGLSGSEQNGSVENKNLQHLINGTERRKDSKRSPGDVLETFNFLENAEDSDEEEDEEGDLMDDISTDKHHRAKKHKTKVGNEGLASEDDADTEEALKEFDFLVTAEDGEGAGEARSSGDGTEWAEPLPFPPGGGKSFLLGGSDDVLESVLGLGDLADLTVTNDETDYSYDMPSNKESSFRKTWNPKYTLRSHFDGVRALAFHPVEPCLVTVSEDHTLKLWNLTKTVPAKKSASFDVEPVYTFRAHVGPVLSLAMTSSGEQCFSGGIDSTIQWWNIPSSNVDPYDTYDPSVLAGSWTGHTDAVWGLAYSGIKNRLLSCSADGTVKLWNPTEKNPCISTFNTNKEHGVPTSVDFNGCDPAHMVASFNSGDVVVYDLETSQNALVLKGQGEGTLPGSNHINKVVSHPTLPVTITAHEDRHIKFYDNKSGKVIHAMVAHLDAVTSLAVDPNGIYLMSGSHDCSLRLWNLDSKTCVQEITAHRKKSEEAIYDVAFHPSKAYIASAGADALARVYV